A single region of the Elizabethkingia sp. JS20170427COW genome encodes:
- the ilvN gene encoding acetolactate synthase small subunit, with protein sequence MEKEFTLSIYTENTVGVLGRICAIFTRRKLNIESISAMNSETPGLFRFTIVITSTEDQIYKVAGQLEKQVDITNVNVFNREEIEYKELAIFKVDLSREDNLMDTIKNVDAKIITMGKNFATIEVNGKDDEIDVLRHKFQPGAVVDFVRSGRIAISKKGQHAHIEE encoded by the coding sequence ATGGAAAAAGAATTCACACTTTCCATTTATACGGAAAATACAGTAGGAGTGTTAGGGCGTATTTGTGCTATTTTCACTCGTAGAAAATTAAATATCGAGAGTATTTCAGCAATGAATTCTGAAACTCCAGGGCTCTTCAGATTCACCATTGTGATTACCTCTACCGAAGATCAAATTTACAAAGTAGCAGGCCAGCTGGAAAAACAAGTAGATATCACCAATGTTAATGTATTTAATAGAGAGGAGATTGAATATAAAGAGCTAGCTATTTTTAAAGTAGATCTTTCTCGTGAAGACAATTTAATGGATACCATTAAAAATGTAGATGCTAAGATTATTACCATGGGGAAAAACTTTGCAACGATAGAAGTTAATGGTAAAGATGATGAAATAGATGTTCTTAGACATAAATTTCAGCCCGGAGCAGTAGTGGATTTTGTAAGATCTGGCAGAATTGCAATTTCTAAAAAAGGTCAACACGCTCATATAGAAGAATAA